A stretch of Treponema vincentii F0403 DNA encodes these proteins:
- a CDS encoding DUF2281 domain-containing protein codes for MSYAVLEKELKTLPEEYLDYVADYIELLKYKISFLDQNQCSKKIPIIGLAEKKFPIPDDINAYDNEIAALFGDI; via the coding sequence ATGAGTTACGCAGTATTGGAAAAAGAATTAAAAACACTTCCTGAAGAATATCTTGATTATGTGGCAGACTATATTGAACTTTTGAAATACAAAATTTCATTTTTAGACCAAAATCAATGTTCAAAAAAAATTCCTATTATCGGATTGGCTGAAAAAAAGTTTCCCATACCGGATGATATAAATGCGTATGACAATGAAATTGCTGCTTTGTTTGGAGACATTTAA
- a CDS encoding M18 family aminopeptidase, whose protein sequence is MTMQKQYARELMQFIDKSPSVYHVIENAGKKLEAAGFTRLDLSDAFHLKPAGRYFVTANGSALIAWQMSRERKACGFKLIGSHSDSPCLRIKPRPEVMVQEHYLKLNTEVYGGPILSTWFDRPLSAAGRAVVRTGDPLAPKEMLVSFKGSPLIIPNLAIHMNREVNDGYKIERQKDLLPLLGIINKKFEKGGYLVKLLSKRLDVPVSDILDFDLYLYDTQPGSFCGLSDEFFSTGKIDNLGMAYASLDALITQDAPLDYVKAACIFDNEEVGSETMQGAGSPFFADTLKRITIAQCEAGEQWFELFQQQLSRSFLISADQAHGLHPNYSEKNDITNFPLVNGGPVVKLAASMSYASDGVSAGIFKDLCARAGVPCQDFVNRSDMKGGSTIGPITATNLRIKTVDVGNPILAMHSIRELGGVADQAYITQVFNQYYKE, encoded by the coding sequence ATGACGATGCAGAAACAGTATGCCCGTGAATTGATGCAGTTTATCGACAAAAGCCCGTCGGTGTATCATGTGATTGAAAATGCCGGTAAAAAGCTCGAAGCGGCCGGTTTTACCCGTCTTGACCTTTCGGATGCCTTTCATTTAAAGCCTGCAGGAAGATATTTTGTAACTGCAAATGGTAGTGCGCTTATCGCATGGCAGATGAGCCGTGAGCGGAAAGCGTGCGGATTTAAGCTTATCGGCAGCCACAGCGATTCCCCCTGCTTACGGATAAAGCCGCGTCCCGAAGTGATGGTGCAGGAGCATTACCTCAAGCTTAATACCGAAGTGTACGGCGGGCCTATCCTATCGACATGGTTTGACCGGCCGCTTTCTGCTGCCGGACGTGCCGTTGTGCGTACCGGTGATCCCCTTGCCCCCAAGGAAATGCTTGTTTCGTTTAAAGGTTCGCCCCTTATCATACCGAATCTCGCCATCCACATGAACCGGGAGGTAAACGACGGGTATAAAATCGAACGTCAAAAAGATCTACTGCCTCTGCTCGGTATCATCAATAAAAAATTTGAAAAAGGCGGATATCTGGTTAAGCTTTTGTCGAAACGGTTGGACGTACCGGTAAGCGATATTCTCGATTTCGATCTCTACCTTTACGATACGCAGCCGGGCAGTTTTTGCGGGCTTTCCGATGAATTTTTTTCTACGGGAAAAATCGACAATCTCGGCATGGCTTATGCTTCCCTTGATGCGCTGATTACGCAGGATGCTCCGCTGGACTATGTAAAAGCCGCCTGTATTTTCGATAACGAAGAAGTCGGGTCGGAAACCATGCAGGGTGCCGGAAGTCCGTTCTTCGCGGATACGCTCAAGCGGATTACGATTGCGCAGTGCGAAGCCGGCGAGCAATGGTTTGAGCTGTTTCAGCAGCAGTTGAGCAGGTCTTTTCTTATTTCCGCCGATCAGGCGCACGGGCTCCATCCGAATTACTCCGAGAAAAACGATATTACCAACTTTCCGCTCGTCAACGGCGGGCCGGTGGTAAAACTTGCCGCTTCGATGAGCTATGCAAGCGACGGAGTTTCGGCGGGGATATTTAAAGATCTCTGCGCAAGAGCCGGCGTTCCTTGTCAGGACTTTGTCAACCGCTCCGATATGAAAGGCGGTTCCACTATCGGGCCGATTACCGCGACGAATCTGCGGATTAAAACGGTCGATGTCGGAAACCCCATCTTGGCAATGCATTCCATCCGCGAATTGGGCGGCGTTGCAGATCAAGCCTATATCACGCAAGTTTTTAATCAGTATTATAAAGAGTAA
- a CDS encoding type II toxin-antitoxin system VapC family toxin produces MKILLDTHILIWLHRNDEQLSQKAKEIILNPQNEVFYSAISIWEAQIKYLKHPETFHFSGEILDRLSIEANLSCLYVKPAHSIALKTLSYSKDAPKLHNDPFDQILICQAKVENMLFLTHDSLIPYYDEQCIVPV; encoded by the coding sequence TTGAAAATTCTATTGGATACACATATCTTAATATGGCTTCATAGAAATGATGAACAGCTTTCACAAAAAGCAAAAGAGATTATTCTTAATCCGCAAAACGAAGTTTTTTATAGTGCAATAAGTATTTGGGAAGCACAGATTAAATATTTAAAACATCCCGAAACTTTTCACTTTTCAGGAGAAATTTTAGATCGATTAAGTATTGAGGCAAATTTATCATGCTTATATGTAAAACCGGCACATAGTATTGCGCTAAAAACCTTGTCCTATTCTAAAGATGCTCCGAAATTACACAATGATCCCTTTGATCAAATATTAATTTGTCAAGCAAAAGTTGAAAATATGCTTTTTCTTACTCATGATTCATTAATCCCATATTACGATGAACAGTGTATAGTACCGGTATGA
- a CDS encoding ribonuclease catalytic domain-containing protein, protein MKKGNLVLYKNQPALITDVQGDKFEITMEAGTKKVREKDIVPLHDGECRSIKAAIDAEVPVADFGEAADFFEGETPSFAELAELLWGTYTAEQSWKLWQVLCSSPYFICTSPAEPIGIRTQAEIERLNQKQAEREQAEKLRQDFTAALRACMQGKPFTESKETYRPFFQELEALALGSSSASKILKDAKMEQTPEQAHDVLLKTGFWPIEKNPYPARFGHSLHSSKADIPEPVFPAEPLDLTAIPAYAIDNPGSTDPDDAVSFDGTYLWMHIANPADTIQADTQSDADACARGATLYTPEGAARMLGEKAVDYFALGLKPVSYALSFKLLLDADGAIEDISIHRTKLSVIRMTYEEADAQKNSPALAPLFAIAEKNRIRRENAGAVSIDFPEISVTLAEQDGTKRVQLQPAAHTEAAAMIKEMMLLAGEAAARFAFQHSIPFQYISQEAPELPNKLPSGLAGEYRKRRAMRPRSVGTIPSMHAALGLAMYGQVTSPLRRYGDLVSHRQLLNYIDGKPLTPAADLILKIAAGDVAGRACVAAERASRQHWTLVYLLQNPDWRGTAVVLEAMGKKARIFIPSLAYEGDMTLDSEPELNQELTVKVRRIRLAYLQASFEQV, encoded by the coding sequence ATGAAAAAAGGTAATCTCGTCCTCTATAAGAATCAGCCTGCACTTATTACCGATGTGCAGGGAGATAAGTTTGAAATTACGATGGAAGCCGGCACAAAAAAGGTGCGCGAAAAAGACATTGTGCCGCTTCATGACGGCGAATGCCGGAGTATAAAAGCCGCAATCGATGCCGAAGTTCCCGTTGCGGATTTCGGTGAAGCGGCGGATTTCTTTGAAGGAGAAACGCCGTCTTTTGCCGAACTTGCGGAGCTGCTGTGGGGGACATACACCGCAGAACAAAGCTGGAAGCTGTGGCAGGTGCTTTGCTCTTCGCCTTATTTTATCTGTACTTCGCCTGCAGAACCGATCGGTATCCGGACTCAAGCGGAAATCGAGCGGCTTAATCAAAAGCAGGCGGAAAGAGAGCAGGCAGAAAAACTGAGACAGGATTTTACTGCGGCACTCCGCGCCTGTATGCAGGGAAAGCCGTTTACGGAAAGTAAAGAAACGTATCGTCCGTTTTTCCAAGAGCTTGAGGCGCTTGCACTGGGGAGTTCTTCCGCTTCCAAGATATTAAAAGATGCAAAAATGGAGCAAACGCCCGAACAGGCGCACGATGTTCTATTAAAAACGGGTTTTTGGCCTATAGAAAAAAATCCGTATCCGGCGCGCTTCGGCCATTCGCTCCATTCGTCAAAGGCGGATATTCCGGAGCCCGTGTTTCCGGCCGAACCGCTCGATTTAACGGCAATCCCCGCGTATGCAATCGATAACCCCGGCAGTACCGATCCCGACGATGCGGTCTCTTTTGACGGCACGTATTTGTGGATGCACATTGCAAACCCTGCCGATACCATTCAGGCAGACACCCAAAGCGATGCCGATGCCTGCGCTCGCGGCGCAACCTTATACACGCCGGAGGGAGCTGCCCGGATGCTCGGCGAGAAAGCTGTTGACTATTTTGCCCTCGGACTAAAGCCCGTATCGTATGCACTTTCGTTTAAGCTGCTCCTCGATGCAGACGGCGCAATCGAAGATATATCTATCCACCGTACCAAACTTTCGGTTATTAGAATGACGTACGAAGAAGCGGATGCACAAAAGAATTCGCCCGCTTTAGCGCCGCTTTTTGCCATTGCGGAGAAAAACCGTATCAGGCGGGAAAATGCGGGCGCCGTTTCCATCGATTTTCCCGAAATATCCGTTACACTGGCGGAGCAGGACGGCACAAAACGGGTGCAGCTGCAGCCCGCCGCTCATACCGAAGCCGCAGCAATGATTAAAGAGATGATGCTGCTTGCGGGAGAGGCCGCCGCCCGTTTTGCGTTTCAGCACAGTATTCCGTTTCAGTACATCAGTCAGGAAGCGCCCGAACTGCCGAATAAGCTGCCGTCCGGCCTTGCGGGTGAATACCGGAAGCGGCGCGCCATGCGCCCGCGTAGCGTGGGTACCATTCCTTCGATGCACGCTGCGCTCGGGCTTGCGATGTACGGACAAGTAACAAGCCCGCTCCGCCGCTATGGGGATTTGGTCAGCCATCGTCAGCTATTGAACTATATTGACGGTAAACCGCTGACGCCTGCAGCGGATCTTATTCTAAAAATAGCGGCGGGGGATGTCGCAGGGCGCGCCTGCGTTGCTGCGGAACGGGCATCCCGCCAGCATTGGACGCTTGTTTACTTGTTACAAAATCCCGACTGGCGCGGCACGGCAGTGGTGCTGGAGGCAATGGGCAAAAAAGCCCGTATCTTTATTCCATCCCTTGCCTACGAAGGGGATATGACACTGGACTCCGAACCTGAGTTAAATCAGGAGCTGACCGTAAAGGTGCGCCGCATTCGTCTTGCCTATCTGCAAGCTTCTTTTGAACAGGTATAA